The Calothrix sp. PCC 7507 DNA segment TAAAGTGTGGTACGCACAAGCTGTTCTTGATGAGTGCAGTCTGCCATTTGCTTGAGAGGGACAACCCGAATTTTTTCATCCGGCCACCCTAAGCGAAAGCAAATCGCCACTGGTGTATCGTCTGGGTAGTGTTCTCTTAGTTTAGCTTCAGCATCTTCGACATGACGCGCACTCAAATATAAGCAGAGACTAGCCTGATGCGCTGCGAGGGTGGCTAACTCTTCAGTTACTGGAACTTCTGTGCGTCCGCTGATGCGCGTCAAGATGATGGTTTGGACTAAACCAGGCACAGTCAATTCTACTTTGAGTTTAGCTGCTGCGGCTTGAAAAGCACTGATTCCAGGTATGACTTCAAAAGGAATTTTTGCCTCTGCTAGGAGGTGCATTTGCTCATGGACGGCGCTATAAAGACTAGGATCACCAGAATGGAGACGAATCACAGATTTATGCGATCGCACCCGTTCAATCATCAATGGCATAATCTCTTCTAAAGTCTGATTTGCAGTCCTAATTAATTCCGCATCTTTTCGGCACAGAGCAATAATCTGTTCAGGTACTAAAGAATCAGCAAATAAAATTACATCTGCCACAGCCAGTAGTTTCTGTGCTTTAATCGTTAATAAATCCGGATCTCCAGGGCCCGCTCCCACAATATACACACCTGGATCAACAGGATGGAGCGATTTTACATAACACAAATCGTCTGTATAATCACGCATAAAATGACACAAAATAATCCCTG contains these protein-coding regions:
- the cobM gene encoding precorrin-4 C(11)-methyltransferase — translated: MRDYTDDLCYVKSLHPVDPGVYIVGAGPGDPDLLTIKAQKLLAVADVILFADSLVPEQIIALCRKDAELIRTANQTLEEIMPLMIERVRSHKSVIRLHSGDPSLYSAVHEQMHLLAEAKIPFEVIPGISAFQAAAAKLKVELTVPGLVQTIILTRISGRTEVPVTEELATLAAHQASLCLYLSARHVEDAEAKLREHYPDDTPVAICFRLGWPDEKIRVVPLKQMADCTHQEQLVRTTLYIISPALSPTTGRSRLYHPEHSHLFRSSHS